From one Oceanibaculum indicum P24 genomic stretch:
- a CDS encoding GumC family protein: MTELTPYRAGHGPVSGMQDGPAWARPAQGGLGAAIGRRKGLLIGVTLVVFALGAGLILAQPPRYRAEAVLVLEPREGNQFAAGTVDRTALLTEAGLLRSRDLASQAVQELGLAGNPDTLAADGNPLLYWTGLTMDAARRALADLMSEPMLASPTSDPLERGTDAYLDRLSVTPADGARLLTVGFTAADPALAARAANLTAQLYLEGRTTRRDSAAERAGRWLSQKLDSLRADVLESARRLEEYRRRSGVVEVGGNSLQRDQLSQVSTQLVAAVAQRTEAEARAQQVRRLLDRPGAIDSASIVLNTELVRELRLQEAAIQRRMAELRTQYREEHPRLIEAQAELEELRGTIAQEVRKLVASLENEAEVARVRERALQLEVERLTALVEGQNEAEAAIRALEEELRTRTQLYEAVLTRANESELAQRAQQGFDARLVSAAAVPRQAAQAAGWGSWLLAAAVALLSGLLAAGLAGRRRTRFADAADLEAETGLPVL; encoded by the coding sequence ATGACGGAACTGACCCCCTACCGGGCGGGGCATGGCCCTGTGTCCGGTATGCAGGATGGACCGGCCTGGGCGAGGCCTGCGCAAGGCGGGCTCGGCGCGGCCATTGGCCGGCGCAAGGGGTTGCTCATCGGCGTGACCCTTGTCGTCTTCGCGCTGGGCGCCGGCCTGATCCTGGCCCAGCCGCCGCGCTATCGCGCCGAGGCGGTACTGGTGCTGGAGCCACGCGAGGGTAATCAGTTCGCCGCCGGGACGGTGGACCGCACCGCGCTGCTGACCGAAGCGGGGTTGCTGCGATCCCGCGATCTCGCCAGCCAGGCGGTGCAAGAGCTGGGACTGGCCGGCAATCCCGACACTCTGGCGGCGGACGGCAATCCACTGCTGTACTGGACGGGTCTGACCATGGACGCCGCCCGGCGCGCCTTGGCAGATCTGATGAGCGAACCGATGCTGGCCAGCCCCACCTCCGATCCGCTGGAGCGCGGGACCGACGCCTATCTCGACCGGCTGAGCGTCACGCCCGCCGATGGTGCCCGCCTGCTGACGGTGGGCTTCACCGCTGCCGATCCGGCGCTGGCGGCGCGGGCGGCCAACCTGACGGCGCAGCTCTATCTCGAAGGCAGGACGACCCGCCGCGACAGCGCCGCCGAACGCGCCGGGCGCTGGCTCAGCCAGAAGCTGGACAGCCTGCGCGCCGACGTGCTGGAAAGCGCGCGCCGGCTTGAGGAATATCGCCGCCGCTCCGGCGTGGTGGAGGTCGGCGGCAATTCCCTGCAGCGCGACCAGCTGTCCCAGGTCAGCACCCAGCTTGTCGCTGCCGTGGCACAGCGCACCGAGGCCGAGGCGCGCGCGCAGCAGGTGCGCCGCCTGCTGGACCGGCCCGGCGCCATCGACAGTGCGAGCATCGTGCTGAATACCGAGCTGGTGCGCGAACTGCGCCTGCAGGAAGCCGCCATCCAGCGCCGCATGGCCGAGCTGCGCACCCAGTACCGCGAGGAACATCCGCGCCTCATCGAGGCGCAGGCGGAGCTGGAGGAGCTGCGCGGCACCATCGCGCAGGAAGTGCGCAAGCTGGTTGCCAGCCTGGAGAATGAGGCCGAGGTGGCGCGGGTGCGCGAACGCGCCTTGCAGCTTGAGGTCGAGCGTCTGACCGCGCTGGTCGAAGGCCAAAATGAGGCGGAGGCGGCGATCCGTGCCCTAGAGGAGGAGCTGCGCACCCGCACCCAGCTCTATGAGGCGGTGCTGACCCGCGCCAATGAGAGCGAGCTGGCGCAGCGCGCCCAGCAAGGCTTCGATGCGCGGCTTGTGTCGGCGGCTGCCGTGCCGCGCCAGGCAGCGCAGGCGGCCGGTTGGGGCAGCTGGTTGCTGGCGGCGGCGGTGGCCCTGCTTTCGGGCCTGCTGGCCGCCGGGCTTGCCGGCCGGCGCCGGACGCGCTTTGCCGATGCGGCGGACCTCGAAGCGGAGACCGGCCTGCCGGTGCTGG
- a CDS encoding polysaccharide biosynthesis/export family protein, translated as MPLLAVALVGCAVTPESTPEPTPDEAVSLADYALAPGDRVRVTVWGQPDLTTEAELDAGGQIAMPLLGAVQAGGRTAGALRDAIAERLDARYLVNPKVAVEVARYRPVFVLGGVERPGSYNYQPALDVRRAVALAGGYSADTAVPAVTILRGETEGRREIAGHPDMVVLPGDVIEIGRSRR; from the coding sequence GTTGGCTGCGCCGTGACACCGGAAAGCACCCCGGAACCGACACCGGACGAGGCGGTCAGCCTCGCCGATTATGCGCTGGCGCCGGGCGACAGGGTGCGGGTGACGGTCTGGGGTCAGCCCGACCTGACGACCGAGGCGGAGCTGGACGCCGGGGGGCAGATCGCCATGCCGCTGCTGGGCGCGGTACAGGCTGGCGGGCGCACGGCGGGGGCTTTGCGCGACGCCATCGCCGAACGGCTGGACGCGCGCTATCTGGTCAACCCCAAGGTGGCGGTCGAGGTCGCGCGCTACCGGCCCGTCTTCGTGCTGGGCGGTGTCGAAAGGCCAGGCAGCTACAATTATCAGCCGGCACTCGATGTGCGCCGCGCAGTGGCCCTGGCGGGTGGCTACAGCGCGGATACAGCAGTTCCGGCGGTCACGATCCTGCGCGGGGAGACCGAGGGACGGCGGGAGATCGCCGGGCACCCGGATATGGTGGTGCTGCCGGGTGATGTGATCGAAATCGGCCGGTCCCGGCGATAG